The candidate division TA06 bacterium genome contains a region encoding:
- the cas5c gene encoding type I-C CRISPR-associated protein Cas5, with product MKGFCLEVSGPYACFTRPEMKVERVSYDVITPSAARAIFEAILWKPAIRWRVNKIEVLAPIRWISVRRNEVGKVASPRSDGIFIEDERQQRAGLLLRDVRYRLYAAFDFIPPDKRGTVYNPVPEYLIDAEEATDLKKPDDRKDETEAKYAAMFERRAKKGQCFNQPYLGCREFSASFKLVDPQADAAKPIDDTRELGYMLYDMDFTDPNDPKAMFYRANMRNGAIVVPDRESEEVKK from the coding sequence ATGAAAGGTTTTTGCTTGGAGGTCAGCGGGCCGTATGCCTGCTTTACCAGGCCGGAGATGAAAGTGGAACGGGTGAGCTACGACGTGATTACGCCGTCAGCCGCCCGGGCTATTTTCGAAGCCATACTCTGGAAACCGGCCATACGGTGGCGGGTGAACAAGATCGAAGTGCTGGCCCCAATACGGTGGATTTCAGTGCGCCGGAATGAGGTAGGCAAGGTGGCTTCACCACGTTCAGATGGAATATTCATCGAGGACGAACGGCAACAGCGGGCGGGTTTGCTCCTGCGGGACGTGAGATACCGGCTATATGCCGCGTTCGACTTCATCCCGCCCGATAAACGCGGCACGGTTTATAACCCGGTGCCGGAATACTTGATTGACGCCGAGGAAGCAACAGATCTGAAAAAGCCCGATGACCGCAAGGACGAAACCGAGGCCAAGTATGCCGCCATGTTCGAGCGGCGGGCCAAGAAGGGGCAGTGTTTCAACCAGCCGTATCTTGGGTGCCGGGAGTTTTCGGCATCGTTCAAACTGGTTGACCCGCAGGCGGACGCGGCGAAACCTATAGACGATACGCGCGAGCTGGGCTACATGCTATATGACATGGATTTTACAGATCCGAACGATCCTAAGGCTATGTTTTACCGAGCGAACATGAGAAACGGCGCCATCGTGGTGCCTGATCGCGAGAGCGAGGAGGTGAAGAAATGA
- the cas8c gene encoding type I-C CRISPR-associated protein Cas8c/Csd1 — MILQALKEYYDRKAADPDSGIAPEGFELKEIPFILVLTKNGKPVDLMPMYEGEGKNRRAKKYFVPKSVKRSSGVAANLLWDNPEYALGVKIKTKDKRLREMHEAFKQCIRDLKITDDEGIKAVMKFLDNDEKEEALARFKESLDMMKKEGANLTFKLADDEAIVCNRPAVEKAITEALRADNGEALFCLVAGKRDNVERLHPPIKGVWGAQTTGANIVSFNLDPFKSYGKVQGANSPVGKKAAFAYTTALNDLLGRDSKQRMQVGDASTVFWSEKETEFEKQVVEFFGEPPKDDPDRNVRAVQSLFRSPQTGTMTADDDKTRFYVLGLSPNASRIAVRFWVVDTVASMAGKIRRHFDDLRIVHGPKDMEYFPLFRLLVSLAVQGKADNIPPNLAGDTMRAILEGFPYPQTLLGAAIRRIHAEREVTYYRAALIKACLNRANRIKKNDNEKEITVGLDINNTNIGYRLGRLFATLEKIQQEANPGINATIRDKFYGAASSTPVTVFGNLMRLKNHHLAKLENKGRVINLERLIGEIMDGIADFPPHLTLENQGRFAIGYYHQMQDFYIKKSDNK; from the coding sequence ATGATCCTGCAAGCGTTGAAGGAATACTACGACCGGAAGGCGGCGGATCCGGATAGCGGGATTGCGCCAGAAGGATTTGAATTAAAAGAAATACCATTCATTTTAGTATTGACCAAGAACGGCAAACCCGTGGACTTGATGCCAATGTATGAGGGCGAGGGGAAAAATCGTAGAGCCAAGAAATATTTTGTCCCAAAGTCCGTAAAGAGGTCCAGCGGTGTGGCAGCAAATCTGCTTTGGGACAACCCGGAATATGCATTGGGTGTGAAGATTAAAACAAAGGACAAACGTTTACGGGAAATGCATGAAGCATTCAAACAATGCATCAGGGATTTGAAAATAACCGATGACGAGGGCATCAAAGCCGTCATGAAGTTTCTGGATAACGATGAAAAGGAGGAAGCTCTGGCAAGGTTTAAGGAAAGCCTTGATATGATGAAGAAGGAAGGTGCCAACCTTACTTTCAAGCTGGCCGATGATGAAGCTATTGTGTGCAATAGGCCAGCCGTTGAGAAAGCGATTACCGAGGCGTTACGTGCAGATAATGGTGAAGCTCTATTTTGCTTAGTAGCGGGTAAGCGCGATAACGTGGAAAGACTGCATCCGCCGATAAAAGGCGTGTGGGGTGCGCAAACGACAGGGGCCAACATTGTATCATTCAACCTTGACCCATTCAAATCATACGGCAAGGTGCAAGGTGCCAATAGCCCGGTTGGTAAAAAAGCGGCGTTTGCATACACCACGGCATTAAATGATCTACTGGGCAGAGATTCAAAGCAGCGCATGCAGGTGGGCGACGCTTCAACGGTGTTTTGGTCGGAAAAAGAAACTGAATTTGAAAAACAAGTGGTGGAGTTCTTCGGAGAGCCGCCCAAAGACGATCCCGATAGAAACGTCAGGGCTGTCCAAAGCCTTTTCCGGTCACCCCAGACAGGCACCATGACGGCCGATGACGACAAAACGCGGTTTTACGTGCTGGGTTTGTCGCCCAATGCTTCCCGCATCGCCGTGCGTTTTTGGGTCGTGGATACCGTAGCCAGCATGGCAGGTAAAATACGCCGGCATTTTGACGACTTGCGGATTGTCCACGGCCCCAAGGACATGGAATATTTCCCGCTTTTCCGCCTGCTGGTAAGCTTGGCCGTACAGGGCAAAGCCGACAACATCCCGCCAAACCTTGCCGGTGATACCATGCGAGCCATACTAGAAGGTTTTCCATATCCACAAACGCTGCTTGGGGCGGCGATACGCAGGATCCACGCCGAGCGTGAAGTTACTTATTACCGGGCGGCGCTTATCAAAGCCTGCCTTAACAGAGCAAATAGAATTAAAAAAAATGATAACGAAAAGGAGATAACCGTGGGCTTGGATATCAACAATACCAACATCGGCTACCGGTTGGGCCGATTGTTCGCAACGCTGGAGAAAATCCAGCAGGAGGCCAACCCTGGAATCAACGCCACCATCCGAGACAAATTTTACGGCGCGGCATCCAGCACGCCGGTTACGGTATTCGGCAACCTGATGCGGCTGAAAAACCACCATCTGGCGAAGCTGGAGAATAAAGGAAGGGTGATAAACCTTGAAAGGCTCATCGGCGAGATAATGGACGGCATAGCAGACTTCCCGCCGCACCTGACCCTTGAAAACCAGGGCCGGTTTGCCATCGGCTACTACCACCAGATGCAGGATTTCTACATCAAAAAGAGCGATAACAAATAA